A region from the Triticum aestivum cultivar Chinese Spring chromosome 3D, IWGSC CS RefSeq v2.1, whole genome shotgun sequence genome encodes:
- the LOC123080182 gene encoding uncharacterized protein, giving the protein MVRVATFFGMTFGAFLFWESMDKVHVWIALHQDEKQERMEREMEIKKMQADLIAQAKESES; this is encoded by the exons ATGGTGCGGGTGGCGACCTTCTTCGGGATGACCTTCGGCGCGTTCCTCTTCTGGGAGTCCATGGACAAGGTCCACGTCTGGATCGCCCTCCACCAGGACGAGAAG CAAGAAAGGATGGAAAGGGAGATGGAGATAAAGAAGATGCAAGCAGACCTAATTGCTCAAGCAAAAGAGAGTGAATCATGA
- the LOC123075197 gene encoding uncharacterized protein isoform X4, with protein MMNLRFFASLATGRLSSRRICGQVIGPARHQLSNLRVGVRGFGSDRLPIGQAKGLSLGPVVSLGSLPVLAGGIWYYLKTNPEEPPPVAQKPVVEEDPEEKAMKKRFEEWMVVHKRRYKDDEEKAWRYELFKGCVKRVNELNAASRPGEARYKPYRYADFTKEERSKVHGIVVKPSMFDEWNEEKRRKTQGGHDGGADEDDWEEQMRLIQRGLRTAALNGKAQRKAQQSS; from the exons ATGATGAATCTTCGATTCTTCGCCTCTCTTGCGACGGGAAGGCTGTCCTCACGCCGGATCTGCGGCCAGGTCATAGGACCGGCAAGGCACCAGCTCTCT AACCTCCGTGTTGGTGTGCGCGGATTTGGCTCTGACAG GTTGCCCATTGGCCAAGCCAAAGGCTTGTCACTTGGCCCTGTTGTCTCGCTGGGTTCCTTACCTGTCTTAGCCGGAGGCATATGGTACTACCTCAAAACGAATCCAGAGGAGCCACCGCCAGTTG CTCAGAAGCCCGTCGTCGAGGAGGACCCGGAGGAGAAAGCCATGAAGAAGAGATTCGAGGAGTGGATGGTGGTGCACAAGCGCAGATACAAGGACGACGAGGAGAAGGCGTGGCGCTACGAGCTGTTCAAGGGGTGTGTCAAGCGGGTGAACGAGCTCAACGCCGCATCACGGCCGGGTGAAGCCCGGTACAAACCATACCGATATGCTGACTTTACCAAGGAAGAGAGGAGCAAAGTACACGGAATCGTGGTCAAACCATCTATGTTCGACGAGTGGAACGAGGAGAAGAGGCGCAAAACACAAGGGGGTCATGACGGCGGCGCCGACGAGGACGACTGGGAAGAACAGATGCGCCTGATACAAAGGGGTCTTCGCACTGCGGCCCTTAATGGCAAGGCACAACGCAAAGCACAGCAGTCGTCCTGA
- the LOC123075197 gene encoding uncharacterized protein isoform X2 translates to MMNLRFFASLATGRLSSRRICGQVIGPARHQLSNLRVGVRGFGSDRLPIGQAKGLSLGPVVSLGSLPVLAGGIWYYLKTNPEEPPPVAMNLAWFATAAQKPVVEEDPEEKAMKKRFEEWMVVHKRRYKDDEEKAWRYELFKGCVKRVNELNAASRPGEARYKPYRYADFTKEERSKVHGIVVKPSMFDEWNEEKRRKTQGGHDGGADEDDWEEQMRLIQRGLRTAALNGKAQRKAQQSS, encoded by the exons ATGATGAATCTTCGATTCTTCGCCTCTCTTGCGACGGGAAGGCTGTCCTCACGCCGGATCTGCGGCCAGGTCATAGGACCGGCAAGGCACCAGCTCTCT AACCTCCGTGTTGGTGTGCGCGGATTTGGCTCTGACAG GTTGCCCATTGGCCAAGCCAAAGGCTTGTCACTTGGCCCTGTTGTCTCGCTGGGTTCCTTACCTGTCTTAGCCGGAGGCATATGGTACTACCTCAAAACGAATCCAGAGGAGCCACCGCCAGTTG CCATGAACCTTGCCTGGTTTGCGACTGCAGCTCAGAAGCCCGTCGTCGAGGAGGACCCGGAGGAGAAAGCCATGAAGAAGAGATTCGAGGAGTGGATGGTGGTGCACAAGCGCAGATACAAGGACGACGAGGAGAAGGCGTGGCGCTACGAGCTGTTCAAGGGGTGTGTCAAGCGGGTGAACGAGCTCAACGCCGCATCACGGCCGGGTGAAGCCCGGTACAAACCATACCGATATGCTGACTTTACCAAGGAAGAGAGGAGCAAAGTACACGGAATCGTGGTCAAACCATCTATGTTCGACGAGTGGAACGAGGAGAAGAGGCGCAAAACACAAGGGGGTCATGACGGCGGCGCCGACGAGGACGACTGGGAAGAACAGATGCGCCTGATACAAAGGGGTCTTCGCACTGCGGCCCTTAATGGCAAGGCACAACGCAAAGCACAGCAGTCGTCCTGA
- the LOC123075197 gene encoding uncharacterized protein isoform X3, with translation MMNLRFFASLATGRLSSRRICGQVIGPARHQLSKNLRVGVRGFGSDRLPIGQAKGLSLGPVVSLGSLPVLAGGIWYYLKTNPEEPPPVAQKPVVEEDPEEKAMKKRFEEWMVVHKRRYKDDEEKAWRYELFKGCVKRVNELNAASRPGEARYKPYRYADFTKEERSKVHGIVVKPSMFDEWNEEKRRKTQGGHDGGADEDDWEEQMRLIQRGLRTAALNGKAQRKAQQSS, from the exons ATGATGAATCTTCGATTCTTCGCCTCTCTTGCGACGGGAAGGCTGTCCTCACGCCGGATCTGCGGCCAGGTCATAGGACCGGCAAGGCACCAGCTCTCT AAGAACCTCCGTGTTGGTGTGCGCGGATTTGGCTCTGACAG GTTGCCCATTGGCCAAGCCAAAGGCTTGTCACTTGGCCCTGTTGTCTCGCTGGGTTCCTTACCTGTCTTAGCCGGAGGCATATGGTACTACCTCAAAACGAATCCAGAGGAGCCACCGCCAGTTG CTCAGAAGCCCGTCGTCGAGGAGGACCCGGAGGAGAAAGCCATGAAGAAGAGATTCGAGGAGTGGATGGTGGTGCACAAGCGCAGATACAAGGACGACGAGGAGAAGGCGTGGCGCTACGAGCTGTTCAAGGGGTGTGTCAAGCGGGTGAACGAGCTCAACGCCGCATCACGGCCGGGTGAAGCCCGGTACAAACCATACCGATATGCTGACTTTACCAAGGAAGAGAGGAGCAAAGTACACGGAATCGTGGTCAAACCATCTATGTTCGACGAGTGGAACGAGGAGAAGAGGCGCAAAACACAAGGGGGTCATGACGGCGGCGCCGACGAGGACGACTGGGAAGAACAGATGCGCCTGATACAAAGGGGTCTTCGCACTGCGGCCCTTAATGGCAAGGCACAACGCAAAGCACAGCAGTCGTCCTGA
- the LOC123075197 gene encoding uncharacterized protein isoform X1, whose translation MMNLRFFASLATGRLSSRRICGQVIGPARHQLSKNLRVGVRGFGSDRLPIGQAKGLSLGPVVSLGSLPVLAGGIWYYLKTNPEEPPPVAMNLAWFATAAQKPVVEEDPEEKAMKKRFEEWMVVHKRRYKDDEEKAWRYELFKGCVKRVNELNAASRPGEARYKPYRYADFTKEERSKVHGIVVKPSMFDEWNEEKRRKTQGGHDGGADEDDWEEQMRLIQRGLRTAALNGKAQRKAQQSS comes from the exons ATGATGAATCTTCGATTCTTCGCCTCTCTTGCGACGGGAAGGCTGTCCTCACGCCGGATCTGCGGCCAGGTCATAGGACCGGCAAGGCACCAGCTCTCT AAGAACCTCCGTGTTGGTGTGCGCGGATTTGGCTCTGACAG GTTGCCCATTGGCCAAGCCAAAGGCTTGTCACTTGGCCCTGTTGTCTCGCTGGGTTCCTTACCTGTCTTAGCCGGAGGCATATGGTACTACCTCAAAACGAATCCAGAGGAGCCACCGCCAGTTG CCATGAACCTTGCCTGGTTTGCGACTGCAGCTCAGAAGCCCGTCGTCGAGGAGGACCCGGAGGAGAAAGCCATGAAGAAGAGATTCGAGGAGTGGATGGTGGTGCACAAGCGCAGATACAAGGACGACGAGGAGAAGGCGTGGCGCTACGAGCTGTTCAAGGGGTGTGTCAAGCGGGTGAACGAGCTCAACGCCGCATCACGGCCGGGTGAAGCCCGGTACAAACCATACCGATATGCTGACTTTACCAAGGAAGAGAGGAGCAAAGTACACGGAATCGTGGTCAAACCATCTATGTTCGACGAGTGGAACGAGGAGAAGAGGCGCAAAACACAAGGGGGTCATGACGGCGGCGCCGACGAGGACGACTGGGAAGAACAGATGCGCCTGATACAAAGGGGTCTTCGCACTGCGGCCCTTAATGGCAAGGCACAACGCAAAGCACAGCAGTCGTCCTGA